The following are encoded together in the Buchnera aphidicola (Acyrthosiphon lactucae) genome:
- a CDS encoding inorganic phosphate transporter, translated as MLYLFSYSDLNHSLLVFLALFFVLFYEAINGFHDTANAVSTLIYTRAMSANISVIMSGIFNFLGVLLGGLTVAYAIVHLLPNDLLLNATSKHALAMVFSILLAAILWNLSTWYFCLPASSSHSLIGAIIGIGLTNAIITNSSLVDALNIPKMTSVFLSLIFSPIIGLIVAGSLIFLLRYYLNNNKIFYRIHMTPLEREKIDGKKTPPFLIRTALVLSSIGVSYAHGANDGQKGIGLIMLVLIGIMPSSFLVNLNANKYEINNTKDTLNNLEKYYLKNTINTSNTKKNKNIINNSTLNYQFYDAIKNIRNAKLLLKNISNYNVLNIKERFQLRHLLLYISDLIDKRINSSDIDTKDKYFLTKSKKIILQTIEYAPMWIILIVALSLSIGTMIGWKRIVVTIGEKIGKKRMTYAQAMSAQITASFSIGIASYTGIPVSTTHILSSSVAGTMLIDGDGIQIKTIKNIALAWMLTLPISILLSSFLYWITLFII; from the coding sequence ATGCTATATTTATTTTCTTATTCTGATTTGAATCATAGTTTATTGGTTTTTTTAGCTTTATTTTTTGTTTTATTTTATGAGGCTATTAATGGTTTTCATGATACAGCAAATGCAGTATCTACTTTAATATATACTAGAGCAATGTCTGCAAATATTTCTGTTATAATGTCTGGAATATTTAATTTTCTAGGTGTTTTATTAGGAGGTTTAACTGTTGCTTATGCAATTGTTCATTTACTACCTAATGATTTATTACTAAATGCTACTTCAAAACATGCTCTTGCTATGGTTTTTTCAATATTATTAGCAGCTATACTTTGGAATTTATCTACATGGTACTTTTGTTTACCTGCATCAAGTTCACATTCTTTAATTGGGGCAATTATCGGAATAGGTTTAACAAATGCAATAATTACAAATTCATCTTTAGTAGATGCGCTTAATATCCCTAAAATGACTAGTGTTTTTTTATCTCTTATTTTTTCTCCTATTATTGGATTAATAGTTGCAGGAAGTTTAATTTTTTTATTACGATATTATTTAAATAATAATAAAATTTTTTATCGTATTCATATGACACCATTAGAACGTGAAAAAATAGATGGTAAAAAAACACCACCATTTTTAATCAGAACAGCATTAGTGCTATCTTCTATTGGTGTTAGTTATGCTCATGGTGCAAATGATGGACAAAAGGGTATTGGCTTAATAATGCTTGTACTTATAGGAATTATGCCTTCTTCTTTTTTAGTAAACTTAAATGCTAATAAATATGAAATAAACAATACAAAAGATACACTAAATAATTTAGAAAAATACTATTTAAAAAATACTATTAATACATCAAATACAAAAAAAAATAAAAATATAATAAACAATTCAACTTTAAACTATCAATTTTATGATGCTATAAAAAATATTCGAAATGCTAAATTATTACTAAAAAACATATCTAACTATAATGTATTAAATATTAAAGAAAGATTTCAATTGCGTCATTTGTTACTATACATTTCTGATCTTATTGATAAAAGAATAAATTCTTCTGATATTGATACTAAAGATAAATATTTTTTAACTAAAAGTAAAAAAATAATACTTCAAACAATCGAATATGCCCCTATGTGGATTATATTAATTGTCGCTTTATCTTTATCAATAGGAACAATGATAGGTTGGAAACGTATAGTTGTTACTATTGGTGAAAAAATAGGGAAAAAAAGAATGACATATGCACAAGCTATGTCAGCACAAATAACAGCTTCTTTTTCTATTGGAATAGCGAGTTATACAGGTATACCAGTTTCTACAACACATATTCTTTCATCTTCTGTAGCAGGTACTATGTTAATTGATGGTGATGGAATTCAAATCAAAACTATCAAAAATATTGCTTTAGCATGGATGTTAACGTTACCTATTTCAATTTTATTGTCTAGTTTTTTATATTGGATTACATTATTTATAATATAA
- the hslV gene encoding ATP-dependent protease subunit HslV — protein MTTILSVRLKNKVVIGGDGQATLGNTIMKSNVKKIRSLYHEKVIAGFAGGTADAFTLFEMFEKKLAMYQGQLQRAAIELAKDWRSDRMLRKLEALLAVADKETSLIITGNGDVIQPEDDLIAIGSGGSYAQSSARALIDNTDLDANQIVEKSLNIAANICIYTNHTFTIKELFSEK, from the coding sequence GTGACTACAATATTGAGCGTAAGATTAAAAAATAAAGTAGTAATTGGAGGTGATGGACAAGCAACTTTAGGTAACACAATTATGAAAAGTAATGTAAAAAAGATTAGATCTTTATATCATGAAAAAGTAATTGCTGGTTTTGCAGGAGGAACCGCAGATGCGTTTACTCTATTTGAAATGTTTGAAAAAAAATTAGCTATGTATCAAGGTCAATTACAACGTGCAGCTATTGAATTAGCAAAAGATTGGCGATCTGATAGAATGTTACGAAAACTTGAAGCTTTATTAGCAGTTGCTGATAAAGAAACTTCTTTAATAATTACAGGAAATGGAGATGTAATACAACCTGAAGATGATTTAATAGCTATAGGATCAGGGGGTTCTTATGCTCAATCTTCTGCTCGAGCATTAATAGATAACACTGATTTAGATGCAAATCAAATTGTAGAAAAATCATTAAATATTGCTGCTAATATTTGTATATATACAAATCACACTTTTACTATAAAAGAACTATTTTCAGAAAAATAA
- the coaD gene encoding pantetheine-phosphate adenylyltransferase: protein MNKTAIYPGTFDPITYGHLDIIIRATKIFDSIIIAISDNFKKKPIFNLKERIELTRTVTIHLKNIKKILGFNDLLANLAKKEKANILIRGVRTIFDFDYEIKLAAINKQIYPDLDSVFLLSSKDVSFISSSFVKEIARYKGDIKPYLPKEAHSALLKKLHNNFLK from the coding sequence ATGAATAAAACTGCAATATATCCAGGTACTTTCGATCCGATTACATACGGACATTTAGATATTATAATACGTGCGACAAAAATATTTGATAGTATAATTATTGCAATTTCTGATAATTTTAAAAAAAAACCTATTTTTAATTTAAAAGAACGAATAGAACTGACCCGAACAGTTACAATTCACTTAAAAAATATAAAAAAAATACTTGGATTTAATGATTTACTTGCTAATTTAGCAAAAAAAGAGAAAGCTAATATTTTAATTAGAGGAGTTAGAACAATATTTGATTTTGATTATGAAATAAAATTAGCTGCTATAAATAAACAAATTTATCCAGATTTAGATAGTGTTTTCTTACTTTCTTCTAAAGATGTTTCCTTTATATCTTCATCTTTTGTTAAAGAAATAGCAAGATATAAAGGCGATATAAAACCCTATCTTCCTAAAGAAGCACATTCTGCATTATTGAAAAAACTACACAATAATTTTTTAAAATAA
- a CDS encoding Hsp20 family protein translates to MSYRSLSFIPNFNDNNIFSNRFNQIDKMFSTLTGEKPISDTPTYNLCQINDIEYELTLSIPGYKEEELDISVHNNQLSIQGKKEDKKTYDNQEHKKWLHKGIIFNNFSLNFNLDHKIKVKKAELSLGLLKLHFECNIPEEEKPKKIAINISDDTKKIDKK, encoded by the coding sequence ATGTCTTATCGTTCTCTTTCATTTATTCCAAATTTTAATGATAATAATATTTTTTCAAATAGATTTAATCAAATCGATAAAATGTTTAGTACTCTAACAGGAGAAAAACCAATATCTGATACACCAACATATAATCTATGTCAAATAAATGATATTGAATATGAATTAACACTTAGTATTCCTGGATATAAAGAAGAAGAATTAGATATATCTGTACATAACAATCAATTATCTATTCAAGGAAAAAAAGAAGATAAAAAAACATATGACAATCAAGAACATAAAAAATGGTTACATAAAGGTATAATATTTAATAATTTTTCTTTAAATTTTAATTTAGATCATAAAATAAAAGTAAAAAAAGCAGAATTATCTTTAGGTTTATTAAAATTACATTTTGAATGTAATATTCCAGAAGAAGAAAAACCTAAAAAAATTGCGATAAATATTTCTGATGATACTAAAAAAATTGATAAAAAATAA
- the hslU gene encoding HslU--HslV peptidase ATPase subunit, translating to MSEMTPPQIVSELDKFIIGQEKAKRAVSIALRNRWRRMQLNSELRHEITPKNILMIGPTGVGKTEIARRLAKLANSPFIKVEATKFTEVGYVGKEVDSIIRDLTDAAIKMIRIRNIEKNKIRVEEIVEEKILDVLVPRPKKNWTESEKNESLSKTIQIFRKKLREGVLDEKEIEINVLATTMGVEIMAPPGMEELTSQLQSLFQNLSGHKKNNRRLKIKDAIILLTEEEAAKLINQEEIKKEAINAVEQHGIVFIDEIDKICKRGDSSGPDISREGVQRDLLPLVEGCTVSTKYGMVKTDHILFIASGAFQTSTPSDLIPELQGRLPIKVELQALTIDDFEKILTEPTASITAQYKALMKTEGVCINFTKEGIRNIAEAAWKVNESMENIGARRLHTILEKLMEDISFNASDNKGNTIEINSNYVGEHLDQLISNEDLSRFIL from the coding sequence ATGTCTGAAATGACTCCTCCTCAAATTGTTTCTGAACTTGATAAATTTATTATTGGTCAAGAAAAAGCAAAACGAGCTGTGTCTATTGCATTAAGAAATCGTTGGCGTCGTATGCAGTTAAATAGTGAACTTCGTCATGAAATTACACCTAAAAATATTTTAATGATTGGTCCGACAGGAGTAGGAAAAACAGAAATAGCAAGACGATTAGCTAAATTAGCAAATTCTCCTTTTATTAAAGTAGAAGCAACTAAATTTACTGAAGTCGGATATGTTGGAAAAGAAGTAGATTCTATTATTCGTGATTTAACTGATGCTGCGATAAAAATGATCCGAATTAGAAACATTGAAAAAAATAAAATTCGAGTAGAAGAAATAGTAGAAGAAAAAATTTTAGATGTTCTTGTTCCTAGACCTAAGAAAAATTGGACAGAAAGTGAAAAAAATGAAAGTCTTTCCAAAACTATTCAAATATTTCGAAAAAAATTACGAGAAGGTGTTTTAGATGAAAAAGAAATAGAAATTAATGTATTAGCAACTACTATGGGTGTTGAAATTATGGCACCTCCAGGTATGGAAGAATTAACTAGTCAATTACAATCTTTATTTCAAAATTTAAGTGGACATAAAAAAAACAACAGACGTCTTAAAATTAAAGATGCTATTATACTATTAACAGAAGAAGAAGCAGCTAAATTAATTAATCAAGAAGAAATTAAAAAAGAAGCTATTAATGCAGTTGAACAACATGGTATAGTTTTTATTGATGAAATTGATAAAATATGTAAACGAGGTGATTCTTCTGGTCCAGATATTTCTCGAGAAGGTGTTCAAAGAGATTTACTTCCATTAGTTGAAGGATGTACTGTCTCTACTAAATATGGCATGGTTAAAACAGATCATATTTTATTTATTGCATCTGGAGCATTTCAAACATCTACACCATCTGATTTAATTCCTGAATTACAAGGACGTCTTCCAATTAAAGTTGAACTACAAGCACTTACTATTGATGATTTTGAAAAAATCTTAACAGAACCTACAGCATCTATTACTGCACAATATAAAGCACTTATGAAAACAGAAGGTGTTTGTATCAATTTTACTAAAGAGGGAATACGTAATATTGCAGAAGCTGCCTGGAAAGTTAATGAATCTATGGAGAATATTGGAGCTCGCCGATTGCATACTATATTAGAAAAATTAATGGAAGATATATCTTTTAATGCTAGCGATAATAAGGGTAATACAATTGAAATTAATTCGAATTACGTAGGAGAGCATTTAGATCAATTAATATCTAATGAAGATCTTAGTCGTTTTATATTGTAA
- the orn gene encoding oligoribonuclease: MKINKKNLIWIDLEMTGLNPIIHRIIEIATLITDTNLNIIAEGPVIPIYQKKEQILLMDKWNTTVHKKNGLIKRVEKSSYNEKKAEFETILFLKKWVPIQSSPICGNSIAQDRRFLFQYMPKLENYFHYRHIDVSTLKELACRWHPLMFNKFKKNNDHKALEDIRESVRELNFYKKNFLKFK; the protein is encoded by the coding sequence ATGAAAATTAACAAAAAAAATTTAATTTGGATAGATTTAGAAATGACTGGACTTAATCCTATAATACATCGTATTATTGAAATTGCGACATTAATTACAGATACTAACTTAAATATAATTGCAGAAGGTCCCGTAATTCCTATATACCAAAAAAAAGAACAAATTTTACTTATGGATAAGTGGAACACTACTGTTCATAAAAAAAATGGACTAATAAAACGTGTTGAAAAGAGTTCATATAATGAAAAAAAAGCAGAATTTGAAACTATACTTTTTTTAAAAAAATGGGTGCCTATTCAATCATCTCCAATCTGTGGAAATAGCATTGCACAAGATCGAAGATTTTTATTTCAATATATGCCAAAATTAGAGAATTATTTTCATTATCGACATATAGATGTCAGTACTCTTAAAGAATTAGCTTGCCGTTGGCATCCATTAATGTTCAATAAATTCAAAAAAAATAATGATCATAAAGCATTAGAAGATATTCGTGAATCTGTAAGAGAATTAAATTTTTATAAAAAAAATTTTTTAAAATTTAAATAA
- the dapF gene encoding diaminopimelate epimerase: MNLYYKNKKKINFSKMHGLGNDFMVINCMKENFILSSSIIKKLSNRYTGIGFDQLLLIENSYSSLCDFNYRIFNSNGNEVEQCGNGARCFGLFLLLKGLTNKNKILVSTKNRHLIIEFLPNNMIKVNMNQPDFKFYNLSTFKNILYKNFSIKLLSENLICSLVSIGNPHCIIKVQSIKNAPVKIIGKNIGKNPIFPKGINVSFIEILNKNNVKLRVYERDVGETKACGSAACAAVAMGIAQKLLSNIVEVELLGGKLIIMWKGFGTPLYMIGPAEHVYDGCIYI; the protein is encoded by the coding sequence ATGAATCTATACTATAAAAATAAAAAAAAAATAAATTTTTCTAAAATGCATGGATTAGGCAATGATTTTATGGTTATTAATTGTATGAAAGAAAATTTTATTTTATCATCATCTATAATAAAAAAGTTGTCTAATCGATATACTGGAATTGGTTTTGATCAATTATTACTTATAGAAAACTCATATAGTTCTCTATGTGATTTTAATTATCGTATTTTTAATTCTAATGGAAATGAAGTTGAACAATGTGGAAATGGTGCTCGATGTTTTGGTCTTTTCCTATTATTAAAGGGTTTAACTAATAAAAATAAAATTTTAGTTAGTACTAAAAACAGACATTTAATTATTGAATTTCTACCTAACAATATGATTAAAGTTAATATGAATCAACCTGATTTTAAATTTTATAATCTATCTACATTCAAAAATATTTTATATAAAAATTTTTCAATAAAACTTCTAAGTGAAAATTTAATCTGTAGCTTAGTATCTATTGGTAATCCTCATTGTATTATTAAAGTACAATCTATTAAAAATGCTCCTGTTAAAATTATTGGTAAAAATATAGGAAAAAATCCGATATTTCCAAAAGGGATAAATGTAAGTTTTATAGAAATTTTAAATAAAAATAATGTGAAATTAAGAGTATATGAACGTGATGTAGGTGAGACAAAAGCTTGTGGCAGTGCTGCTTGCGCTGCAGTTGCAATGGGTATAGCCCAAAAATTGCTTTCTAATATTGTTGAAGTTGAATTATTAGGTGGAAAACTGATTATAATGTGGAAAGGTTTTGGAACTCCTCTTTATATGATAGGACCTGCAGAACATGTTTATGATGGTTGTATATATATATAA
- a CDS encoding MFS transporter: MILLKNKNELFKKQYIKKNTKKFNQVILALFSGGFATFSILYCVQSILPIFSKQFYLTPVESSLSLSAATVTMALGMLFTGPLSDIIGRKSIMSASLFIAAILTIICSIMTNWTSIVLLRSLTGLALSGVVAVAMTYISEEIHPDSLSLCMGLYISGNTIGGFSGRFLSSVLAEKFSWNISLMIIGLFSFISSCFFLYFLPPSRNFLSISINFYKFLNRFYLQLKNPVLLILFIIGFILMGSFVTIFNYIAYRLMLEPFFLCQSSIGLISIIYLTGVYSSPKAGILINKYHRNNILIASLFLMIIGVFITQYNQLLIVILGLIIFSSGFFASHSTASSWVGSYTNFAKIQATSLYLFFYYLGSSIFGTFGGFFWSHMKWPGISIFIITTLFFAVFLSFQLKKKKF; this comes from the coding sequence TTGATTTTATTAAAAAATAAAAACGAATTATTTAAAAAACAGTATATAAAAAAAAATACAAAAAAATTTAATCAAGTTATTTTAGCTCTTTTTTCCGGCGGTTTTGCTACTTTTTCGATTTTATATTGTGTACAATCAATTTTACCGATATTTTCTAAACAATTTTATTTAACTCCGGTAGAAAGTAGTTTATCTCTTTCTGCTGCAACTGTAACAATGGCTTTAGGAATGCTGTTTACTGGACCATTATCTGATATCATTGGTAGAAAATCAATTATGTCTGCTTCTTTATTTATAGCAGCAATATTAACTATTATATGTTCAATAATGACTAATTGGACAAGTATCGTATTACTACGTTCATTAACTGGTCTAGCGTTAAGCGGTGTTGTTGCTGTTGCTATGACATATATTAGTGAAGAAATTCATCCTGATTCTTTATCTCTTTGCATGGGCTTATATATTAGTGGAAATACTATAGGTGGTTTTTCGGGAAGATTTTTAAGTAGTGTTTTAGCAGAAAAATTTTCTTGGAACATTTCACTAATGATAATTGGTTTATTTTCTTTCATATCATCTTGTTTTTTTTTATATTTTTTACCTCCTTCTAGAAATTTTTTGTCTATTTCTATTAATTTTTATAAATTTTTAAATCGTTTTTATTTACAATTAAAAAATCCAGTGTTATTAATTCTGTTTATTATAGGTTTTATACTAATGGGTAGTTTTGTTACTATTTTTAATTATATTGCCTATCGTTTAATGTTAGAACCATTTTTTCTATGTCAATCTAGTATAGGATTAATATCTATTATTTATTTAACTGGAGTATATAGTTCTCCTAAAGCTGGTATATTAATTAATAAATATCATCGAAATAATATTCTTATTGCATCATTATTTTTAATGATAATAGGTGTATTTATCACACAATATAATCAATTATTAATTGTAATTTTAGGTTTAATAATATTTTCTAGTGGTTTTTTTGCATCTCATTCTACTGCTAGCAGTTGGGTTGGTTCATATACTAACTTTGCTAAAATTCAAGCGACTTCTTTGTATCTATTTTTTTATTATTTAGGATCTAGTATATTTGGAACATTTGGTGGTTTTTTTTGGTCTCATATGAAATGGCCCGGAATTTCTATTTTTATTATAACAACTTTATTTTTTGCGGTATTTTTATCTTTTCAACTAAAGAAAAAAAAATTTTAA
- a CDS encoding class I SAM-dependent methyltransferase, which translates to MKIHLEFQSYNKRIYSLINSLKLEHDVNSSMGLIVKNDSLELYNRENIKQKSIKVDFTSKKNNYRCFHFRKKNEVLSKVAGIKKSYFPFILDATAGLGNDAFMFSFLGCQVMMIERHPIVAALLKDGLQRGYKDKRIGQWLKKRLHLIINDSSNMLEIPILKPDVIYLDPMYPSCCKKSLPKKNMQFFRKLIGQNHDSEKLLNISRTLAKKRIIVKRPCYAKPLSTDKVNFIITTKNHRFDIYQPFSK; encoded by the coding sequence ATGAAAATACACTTAGAATTTCAGTCTTATAATAAAAGAATATATAGTTTAATTAATTCATTGAAATTAGAACATGATGTAAATTCATCTATGGGTTTAATAGTAAAAAATGATTCATTAGAGTTATATAATCGTGAAAATATAAAACAAAAATCTATAAAAGTAGATTTTACTTCGAAAAAGAACAATTATAGATGTTTCCATTTTAGAAAAAAAAATGAAGTTTTATCTAAAGTTGCAGGAATAAAAAAATCTTATTTTCCTTTTATACTGGATGCAACTGCAGGTTTGGGTAATGATGCTTTTATGTTCTCTTTTTTAGGATGTCAGGTGATGATGATAGAACGTCATCCAATCGTTGCTGCTTTATTAAAAGATGGTTTACAAAGAGGATATAAAGATAAAAGAATAGGTCAATGGTTAAAAAAAAGACTACATTTAATAATAAATGATAGTTCTAATATGTTAGAAATACCTATTTTAAAACCAGATGTAATTTATTTAGATCCAATGTATCCTTCTTGTTGTAAAAAATCCCTACCTAAAAAAAACATGCAATTTTTTAGAAAATTAATCGGACAGAATCATGATTCTGAAAAACTATTAAATATTTCTAGAACACTAGCAAAAAAAAGAATTATTGTAAAACGTCCTTGTTATGCTAAACCTTTATCTACCGATAAAGTAAATTTTATTATTACGACAAAAAACCATCGTTTTGATATATATCAACCTTTTTCAAAATAA
- a CDS encoding N-acetylmuramoyl-L-alanine amidase — protein MNASKKIIIVIDAGHGGHDPGAIGIKGLQEKKINIEIALRLKKLLNHDSMFYTILTRNNDSYISLRTRKEFLKKNHVNLLISIHADSSRKQYVSGASVWIISKTRINREIDNYLKKKTTILFSEQIEHILNENKNDVFLKKTILDLQFNNFQKIELDLSKKILEQLKKNTKLNKKYPNYASLGILSVINTPSILIETGFITNFSEQKKLRTADYQNKIANSIYLALKHYFNNSF, from the coding sequence ATAAATGCATCAAAAAAAATCATAATAGTAATAGATGCTGGACATGGAGGACACGATCCCGGAGCAATTGGAATAAAGGGATTACAAGAAAAAAAAATAAATATTGAAATTGCACTTCGACTTAAAAAATTACTAAATCATGATAGTATGTTTTATACAATTCTAACTCGTAATAATGATTCATATATTTCATTAAGAACAAGAAAAGAATTTCTCAAAAAAAATCACGTAAATTTATTAATATCTATTCACGCTGATTCTTCTAGAAAACAATATGTATCAGGAGCATCTGTTTGGATAATTTCAAAAACTAGAATAAATCGTGAAATTGATAATTACTTGAAAAAAAAAACAACGATTCTTTTTTCTGAACAAATTGAACACATTTTAAATGAAAATAAAAATGATGTTTTTTTAAAAAAAACTATTCTGGATTTACAATTTAATAATTTTCAAAAAATAGAATTAGATTTATCTAAAAAAATATTAGAACAACTTAAAAAAAATACAAAATTAAATAAAAAATATCCAAATTATGCTAGTTTAGGTATATTAAGTGTTATTAACACACCTTCCATATTAATAGAAACAGGTTTTATTACAAATTTTTCAGAACAAAAAAAATTAAGAACTGCTGATTATCAAAATAAAATTGCTAATTCTATTTATTTAGCTCTGAAGCATTATTTTAATAATTCATTTTAA
- the rpmE gene encoding 50S ribosomal protein L31, with protein sequence MKKKIHPCYSKITATCSCGNIIEVFSTINHNLNLDICAKCHPFYTGKQRVIDTGGRVERFKKRFKFTKKELN encoded by the coding sequence ATGAAAAAAAAAATTCATCCTTGTTATTCTAAGATAACAGCTACTTGTTCTTGTGGGAACATAATTGAAGTTTTTTCTACTATTAATCATAATTTAAATTTAGATATATGTGCAAAATGTCATCCATTTTATACAGGAAAACAAAGAGTTATTGATACTGGAGGCCGTGTTGAAAGATTTAAAAAGCGTTTTAAATTTACAAAGAAAGAATTAAATTAA
- the cyaY gene encoding iron donor protein CyaY has product MKKKTTDIKENNNFYLLVNDLFLKIEDNLNLYDDKIDFDYEIQDYVMTITFENKNVIIINKQELLKQIWLATTINGYHFNYKNDQWICNRTNKNFWEIFENSFSSQFNKEQFCPKNNMC; this is encoded by the coding sequence ATGAAAAAAAAAACAACTGATATAAAAGAGAATAACAATTTTTATCTATTAGTAAATGATTTGTTTTTGAAAATAGAAGATAATTTAAATTTATATGATGATAAAATTGATTTTGATTACGAAATTCAAGATTATGTTATGACTATTACCTTTGAAAATAAAAATGTAATCATAATTAACAAACAAGAATTATTAAAACAAATTTGGTTAGCAACAACAATAAATGGATATCATTTTAATTATAAAAATGATCAATGGATCTGCAATCGTACTAATAAAAATTTTTGGGAAATATTTGAAAATTCATTTTCTAGTCAATTTAATAAAGAACAATTTTGTCCAAAAAACAATATGTGTTGA
- a CDS encoding FAD-binding oxidoreductase, whose translation MNPWINADVLIVKKWTKNLFSLILNASIEPFHAGQFTKLALYDNSNTLNRKKIQRAYSYVNAPSEKNLEIYIVRVINGQLSNLLYNLKSGDKIFIKKKSFGFFIIDEIPDCETLWMFATGTGIGPYCSILKEAKNVNRFNHIVLIHAVRYQNELTYLPLMKELHEKYNGKLIIKTITSREKNKSSLTGRIPFLLHSKVLEKSIGLSINSQNSHVMLCGNPWMVKDTFLFLKNNRNMDKHLRRKKGNITMENYW comes from the coding sequence ATGAATCCATGGATTAATGCAGATGTTTTAATAGTAAAAAAATGGACTAAAAATTTATTTAGTCTTATTTTAAATGCTTCTATAGAACCTTTTCATGCGGGACAATTTACTAAATTAGCTTTATACGATAATAGTAATACTTTAAATCGAAAGAAAATTCAAAGAGCATATTCATATGTTAATGCTCCTAGTGAAAAAAATTTAGAAATTTATATTGTTCGTGTAATAAATGGACAACTTAGCAATTTATTATATAATCTTAAAAGTGGTGATAAAATATTTATTAAAAAAAAATCATTTGGTTTTTTTATAATAGATGAAATACCAGATTGCGAAACATTATGGATGTTTGCTACAGGTACAGGAATAGGTCCTTATTGTTCAATTTTAAAAGAAGCTAAAAATGTTAATAGATTTAATCATATTGTTTTAATTCATGCAGTACGATATCAAAATGAATTAACTTATTTACCACTTATGAAAGAACTACATGAAAAATATAATGGAAAGTTAATAATTAAAACTATTACTAGTAGAGAAAAAAATAAAAGTTCTTTGACTGGTAGAATACCTTTTTTATTACATAGCAAAGTATTAGAAAAAAGTATCGGTCTTTCAATAAATTCTCAAAATTCACATGTTATGTTATGCGGAAATCCTTGGATGGTAAAAGATACTTTTTTATTTTTAAAAAATAATAGAAATATGGATAAACATCTGCGTCGAAAAAAAGGTAATATTACCATGGAAAATTATTGGTAA